From Methylopila sp. M107, a single genomic window includes:
- a CDS encoding VOC family protein, producing MQQQMSVVTLGVADLSRSKRFYVDGFGWRPVFENAEIVFYQMNGFVLGTWTRDKLAGDSRRPDRDSAGFSLGHNVGSREGVDTAIARLAEHGGAVLRPADEPPHGGYRGYVADPDGHAWEIAWNPAFPISPEGYVTFGI from the coding sequence ATGCAGCAGCAGATGTCCGTGGTCACGCTCGGCGTGGCCGACCTTTCCCGTTCCAAGCGCTTCTACGTCGACGGTTTCGGCTGGCGGCCGGTGTTCGAGAACGCGGAGATCGTGTTCTACCAGATGAACGGCTTCGTGCTCGGGACCTGGACGAGGGACAAGCTCGCCGGGGACTCGCGCCGGCCCGACCGCGACAGCGCCGGCTTCTCGCTCGGCCACAATGTCGGAAGCCGCGAGGGCGTCGACACGGCGATCGCGCGGCTCGCGGAGCATGGCGGCGCGGTTCTGCGTCCGGCGGACGAGCCGCCGCATGGCGGCTATCGCGGCTATGTCGCCGATCCCGACGGCCACGCCTGGGAGATCGCCTGGAACCCGGCCTTCCCGATCAGTCCTGAAGGCTATGTGACGTTCGGGATCTAG
- a CDS encoding ABC transporter ATP-binding protein, whose amino-acid sequence MAPIVLDALSLNRRGGRPALRDVSLSIADGTITALAGPTGAGKTALLRLIASREAPSSGTVEVGDAVSQSWRLGRPEVCEFADREALSGARNVYDTMAAGLRDRGLGKAEVEARTLKAADALGLGALMARRVDEVSTGERTRAVFGRALAHTPRAILLDEPFAGLDASRRIALRRELRRLNREGATIVFATHDWTDALALADQLIVLDEGRLVACGPAQALYDRPPTADAARLIGDPPMNVLPVRANQTGLSLEDGTHFGATSVMTTATYGLLGVRPENLFVVTEGPAGEGAQPAAAVFPVRVEEIERAGHESLVHGFVGPHAFVGRVAGPVEAPSSGPLRLGARRESLVMFDARTGALA is encoded by the coding sequence ATGGCCCCGATCGTCCTCGACGCCCTTTCGCTGAACCGTCGCGGCGGGCGGCCAGCGCTGCGCGACGTCTCGCTCAGCATCGCCGACGGGACCATCACGGCCCTCGCCGGGCCGACCGGGGCGGGCAAGACGGCGCTGCTGCGCCTGATCGCCTCCCGCGAGGCGCCGAGCAGCGGGACCGTCGAGGTGGGCGACGCCGTCAGCCAGTCCTGGCGGCTCGGGCGTCCCGAGGTCTGCGAGTTCGCCGACCGGGAGGCGCTGAGCGGCGCCCGCAACGTCTACGACACGATGGCGGCTGGCCTTCGCGACCGCGGGCTCGGCAAGGCCGAGGTCGAGGCGCGCACGCTGAAGGCCGCCGACGCGCTCGGCCTCGGGGCCCTGATGGCGCGGCGGGTGGACGAGGTCTCGACCGGCGAGCGGACGCGCGCTGTGTTCGGCCGCGCGCTCGCGCACACCCCACGCGCGATCCTGCTCGACGAGCCGTTCGCCGGCCTCGACGCTTCGCGGCGCATTGCGCTCCGCCGGGAGTTGAGGCGGCTGAACCGCGAGGGCGCAACCATCGTGTTCGCGACCCACGACTGGACCGACGCGCTGGCGCTTGCGGACCAGCTGATCGTGCTCGACGAGGGCCGCCTCGTCGCATGCGGCCCGGCGCAGGCGCTTTACGACCGTCCGCCGACGGCGGACGCGGCGCGACTGATCGGCGACCCGCCGATGAACGTGCTGCCGGTGCGCGCCAACCAGACGGGCCTCTCGCTCGAGGACGGCACGCATTTCGGCGCGACCAGCGTCATGACGACCGCGACCTATGGACTGCTGGGCGTCCGGCCCGAAAACCTGTTCGTCGTGACGGAGGGCCCGGCAGGCGAGGGCGCTCAGCCCGCGGCCGCGGTCTTCCCGGTGCGCGTCGAGGAGATCGAGCGGGCCGGCCACGAAAGCCTGGTGCACGGCTTCGTCGGCCCGCACGCCTTTGTGGGCCGCGTCGCCGGACCCGTCGAAGCGCCGTCTTCGGGGCCGCTCAGGCTCGGCGCGCGGCGCGAAAGCCTGGTGATGTTCGACGCGCGGACCGGCGCGCTCGCCTGA
- the bioD gene encoding dethiobiotin synthase, protein MTQRIVVAGTDTDVGKTVFAAALTAALGASYWKPVQAGLQGETDSQLAARLGGLPPERVLPEAYRLRTPASPHLAAEIDGVTIDAAGLEPPATDGPLVIEGAGGLLVPLTRETLAIDVFARWGFPVVLVSRTALGTINHTLLSLQALRAHKIPVLGVAFIGEEKPESVRAIASFSGARVLGRLPTLDPLTPETLAAAFTDGFRKDDFLG, encoded by the coding sequence TTGACCCAGCGCATCGTCGTCGCAGGCACCGACACCGACGTCGGCAAGACCGTGTTCGCGGCCGCGCTGACGGCGGCGCTCGGCGCGTCCTACTGGAAGCCGGTGCAGGCCGGCCTGCAAGGCGAGACCGACAGCCAGCTCGCCGCCCGGCTCGGGGGCCTGCCGCCGGAGCGCGTCCTGCCGGAAGCCTACCGGCTCCGCACGCCGGCCTCGCCGCACCTCGCGGCCGAGATCGACGGCGTGACGATCGACGCCGCAGGCCTCGAGCCGCCCGCGACCGACGGGCCGCTGGTGATCGAGGGCGCGGGCGGGCTGCTGGTGCCGCTCACCCGCGAGACGCTGGCGATCGACGTGTTCGCGCGCTGGGGTTTTCCGGTCGTCCTGGTCTCGCGCACCGCGCTCGGCACCATCAACCACACGCTGCTCTCGCTTCAGGCGCTGCGGGCCCACAAGATCCCGGTGCTCGGCGTCGCGTTCATCGGCGAGGAGAAGCCGGAATCGGTGCGGGCGATCGCGTCGTTCTCCGGCGCGCGCGTGCTCGGACGCCTGCCGACGCTCGATCCGCTGACGCCGGAGACGCTGGCGGCGGCGTTTACGGACGGGTTTCGGAAAGACGATTTTCTGGGCTGA
- a CDS encoding undecaprenyl-diphosphate phosphatase: MDLVSLFEAALLGVVEGLTEFLPVSSTGHLLLLGHFLGFESTGKTFEVLIQLGAIIAILAVYSARLTRVALAIPTDPSARRFVIGVLIAFLPAAVIGATLHGFIKSVLFETPMVVCIALIVGGLVLLWVDARHQPDTIPLRTTDGPAHGWQGQAEANATYDDAMRFPLRMCLAIGLCQCAALIPGVSRSGSTIVGALLLGASKRAAAEFSFFLGMPTMAGAFAYDLYKNRALLSFDDAALIVVGFVCAFLTALLVVRLVLDFISRHGFAPFAWWRMIVGAAGLAGLLV, encoded by the coding sequence ATGGACCTGGTAAGCCTGTTCGAGGCGGCGCTGCTCGGCGTCGTCGAGGGACTGACGGAATTCCTGCCGGTCTCCTCGACCGGCCATCTGCTGCTGCTCGGGCATTTCCTGGGGTTCGAATCCACCGGAAAGACCTTCGAGGTGCTGATACAGCTCGGCGCCATCATCGCGATCCTCGCGGTCTATTCGGCGCGGCTGACACGGGTCGCGCTCGCCATTCCGACCGATCCGTCGGCGCGGCGCTTCGTCATCGGCGTGCTGATCGCCTTCCTGCCGGCGGCGGTCATCGGGGCGACGCTGCACGGCTTCATCAAGTCGGTGCTGTTCGAAACGCCGATGGTGGTCTGCATCGCGCTGATCGTCGGCGGCCTCGTGCTGCTCTGGGTCGACGCGCGCCACCAGCCCGACACGATCCCGCTGCGCACCACCGACGGCCCCGCCCATGGCTGGCAGGGGCAGGCCGAGGCGAACGCGACCTATGACGACGCGATGCGCTTTCCCTTGCGCATGTGCCTCGCGATCGGCCTCTGCCAGTGCGCCGCTCTGATCCCCGGCGTTTCGCGCTCGGGCTCCACCATCGTCGGCGCGCTGCTGCTCGGCGCCTCGAAGCGGGCCGCGGCGGAGTTCTCGTTCTTCCTCGGCATGCCCACCATGGCGGGCGCCTTCGCTTACGACCTCTACAAGAACCGGGCGCTGCTCTCGTTCGACGACGCGGCGCTGATCGTGGTCGGCTTCGTCTGCGCCTTTCTGACGGCGCTGCTCGTCGTGCGGCTGGTGCTCGACTTCATCTCCCGCCACGGCTTCGCGCCGTTCGCATGGTGGCGGATGATCGTGGGCGCTGCCGGGCTTGCGGGGCTGCTGGTCTAG
- a CDS encoding 8-amino-7-oxononanoate synthase — translation MTSRLTRFETALSGLDRKGRRRRLEAREGVDFASNDYLGLAASPRLAAAARDAIGRGVPIGAAGSRLLRGNHPEHEALEAEAAAFFGAERALFFGAGFSANVALIQTLPERRDLLVHDELIHASVHDGLRGCRAEIGCAQHNDPQTVEDAIKAWRGRGGLGAPWIATESLYSMDGDRAPVADLIAIAERHDGFLLLDEAHATGVLGEGGRGLGAAFEGRDCLVSTHTCGKALGVSGALVTGPAAIMDFLVNRARPFIYATAPSPLIAAVVRESLRIVADEPERRTRLASLIAIADRKLAALGLPGSGSQIQPVILGQNARAVAAARRLRAAGFDCRAIRPPTVPEGTARLRVSLTLNVAETTVDALFDAIGAELSEAAA, via the coding sequence ATGACGTCCCGTCTGACCCGCTTCGAAACCGCTCTCTCGGGCCTCGACCGCAAGGGCCGTCGCCGGCGGCTCGAGGCGCGCGAGGGCGTCGACTTCGCCTCCAACGACTACCTTGGCCTCGCCGCGAGCCCGCGCCTCGCGGCGGCCGCGCGCGACGCGATCGGGCGCGGCGTGCCCATTGGGGCCGCCGGCTCCCGGCTCCTGCGGGGCAACCATCCGGAGCACGAGGCGCTGGAAGCGGAGGCCGCCGCCTTCTTCGGCGCCGAACGCGCGCTGTTCTTCGGCGCGGGCTTTTCGGCGAACGTGGCGCTGATCCAGACGCTGCCCGAGCGCCGCGACCTGCTGGTTCATGACGAGCTGATCCATGCGAGCGTCCATGACGGATTGCGCGGCTGCCGGGCCGAGATCGGCTGCGCGCAGCACAATGATCCGCAAACCGTCGAGGATGCGATCAAGGCCTGGCGCGGGCGCGGCGGCCTCGGCGCGCCATGGATCGCGACCGAAAGCCTCTATTCGATGGACGGCGACCGCGCGCCGGTCGCGGATCTGATCGCCATCGCCGAGCGCCATGACGGTTTTCTGCTGCTCGACGAGGCGCACGCGACCGGCGTTCTCGGCGAGGGCGGGCGCGGCCTCGGCGCGGCGTTCGAGGGCCGCGACTGCCTCGTCTCGACCCACACCTGCGGCAAGGCGCTCGGCGTCTCGGGCGCTCTCGTCACCGGGCCGGCGGCGATCATGGATTTCCTCGTCAACCGCGCGCGGCCCTTCATCTACGCCACGGCGCCCTCGCCGCTGATCGCCGCCGTCGTGCGCGAGAGCCTGAGGATCGTGGCGGACGAGCCGGAACGCCGGACGAGGCTCGCGAGCCTCATCGCGATCGCCGACCGCAAGCTCGCCGCGCTTGGGCTGCCCGGCAGCGGTTCGCAGATCCAGCCAGTCATCCTCGGCCAGAACGCCCGCGCGGTCGCGGCCGCGCGGCGGCTTCGGGCGGCCGGCTTCGACTGCCGCGCGATCCGCCCGCCGACCGTGCCGGAAGGCACCGCGCGGCTCAGGGTGTCGCTGACGCTGAACGTCGCCGAGACGACCGTCGACGCCCTGTTCGACGCGATCGGCGCAGAGCTTTCGGAGGCCGCCGCTTGA
- a CDS encoding DUF3016 domain-containing protein, whose translation MRLTLAAFALLATLAPAQAEIVVTVAPQRPVSDLYYRSSSERDALIRDLAHLLRKLGRDRLPTGQSLSVELIDVRPAGRIDPFAGPSGVRVLSAVTPPTVRLRYALKDRGRAIARGEELVSDINYLDDISARSSLASFPYERALIRDWFRDRIVTLKPQPR comes from the coding sequence ATGCGCCTGACGCTCGCCGCTTTCGCGCTTCTCGCGACGCTCGCCCCGGCGCAGGCCGAGATTGTCGTGACGGTCGCCCCCCAGCGGCCCGTCTCGGACCTCTACTACCGCTCGTCCTCCGAACGCGACGCGCTCATCCGCGATCTCGCCCATCTCCTGCGGAAGCTCGGCCGCGACCGGCTGCCGACGGGGCAATCCCTTTCGGTCGAGCTGATCGACGTTCGGCCGGCCGGGCGAATCGATCCGTTCGCGGGCCCGAGCGGCGTGCGCGTCCTTTCAGCCGTCACGCCGCCCACCGTCCGGCTGCGCTATGCGCTGAAGGATCGGGGCAGGGCGATCGCCCGTGGCGAGGAACTTGTCAGCGACATCAATTACCTCGACGACATCTCCGCGAGATCCTCGCTGGCGAGCTTTCCTTACGAGCGCGCGCTGATCCGCGACTGGTTCCGCGACCGCATCGTCACGCTGAAGCCCCAGCCGCGCTGA
- the bioB gene encoding biotin synthase BioB yields the protein MAFAELVSTIERARTRALWTRADAKALYGKPFADLMFQAQTVHRQNFDPNRVQMSRLLSIKTGGCPEDCGYCSQSARMPGEKLKASKLMEVERVIEEARKAKEGGATRYCMGAAWRSPKDRDMDMVVAMVEGVKGLGMETCMTLGMLSPQQALDLKHAGLDYYNHNLDTSERYYSEIITTRSFADRLETLDNVRQAGMKVCAGGILGMGETADDRIDMLVTLANLDEAPESVPVNMLIPIPGTQLENADPIDPFDFVRCIALARIMMPQSHVRLSAGRTEMSDELQAMCFLAGANSIFVGETLLTADNPGEDHDGALFRRLGVEPEELGEG from the coding sequence ATGGCTTTTGCGGAACTGGTTTCGACGATCGAGCGCGCGCGCACGCGGGCCCTATGGACCCGCGCGGACGCCAAGGCGCTTTACGGCAAGCCGTTCGCCGACCTGATGTTTCAGGCGCAGACCGTCCACCGGCAGAACTTCGACCCGAACCGCGTGCAGATGAGCCGGCTGCTCTCGATCAAGACCGGCGGCTGTCCCGAGGACTGCGGCTATTGCAGCCAGTCGGCCCGCATGCCCGGCGAGAAGCTGAAAGCCTCCAAGCTGATGGAGGTCGAGCGGGTGATCGAGGAAGCTCGCAAGGCGAAGGAAGGCGGCGCGACGCGCTACTGCATGGGCGCGGCCTGGCGCAGCCCTAAGGACCGCGACATGGACATGGTGGTCGCCATGGTCGAGGGCGTGAAGGGGCTCGGCATGGAGACCTGCATGACGCTCGGCATGCTGTCGCCGCAGCAGGCGCTCGACCTCAAGCACGCCGGCCTCGATTACTACAACCACAACCTCGACACGTCCGAGCGCTACTATTCCGAGATCATCACGACCCGGTCCTTCGCGGACCGGCTCGAGACGCTCGACAATGTGCGGCAGGCAGGTATGAAGGTCTGCGCCGGCGGCATTCTGGGCATGGGCGAGACCGCGGACGACCGCATCGACATGCTGGTGACGCTCGCGAACCTCGACGAGGCGCCCGAGAGCGTGCCGGTCAACATGCTCATCCCGATCCCCGGCACGCAGCTCGAGAACGCCGATCCGATCGACCCGTTCGACTTCGTGCGCTGCATCGCGCTCGCGCGCATCATGATGCCGCAGAGCCATGTGCGGCTCTCGGCAGGGCGCACCGAGATGTCGGACGAGCTGCAGGCGATGTGTTTTCTGGCCGGCGCCAACTCCATCTTCGTCGGCGAGACGCTGCTCACGGCCGACAATCCGGGCGAAGACCACGACGGCGCTCTGTTCCGCCGCCTCGGCGTCGAGCCAGAAGAGCTCGGCGAAGGCTGA
- a CDS encoding phosphocholine cytidylyltransferase family protein yields MKAIILSAGQGRRLLPLTAETPKCLIPFSGRPLVEWQVRALAQAGVDDVVVVTGFEAAKVDQALAAISLPGVRLRTTHNPFFELADNLASCWIARHEMRQPFMILNGDTMIEPEIAKRVLADPATSPITVTIDIKGDYDSDDMKVRAEGDRLLAIGKTLPAEIVTGESIGFLRFTDEGAKTFVAEIERLLRNEEGLKRWYLSAIDGIARYHQGEVGVRSIEGLDWSELDFPADLDRGIAMTEDWVKRGI; encoded by the coding sequence GTGAAAGCCATCATCCTGAGCGCCGGCCAGGGACGCCGGCTGCTGCCGCTCACCGCCGAGACGCCCAAATGCCTGATCCCGTTCTCGGGGCGTCCGCTCGTCGAATGGCAGGTGCGCGCGCTCGCCCAGGCCGGCGTCGACGACGTCGTGGTGGTGACCGGCTTCGAGGCCGCCAAGGTCGACCAGGCGCTCGCGGCGATCTCGCTGCCGGGCGTTCGCTTGCGCACCACGCACAACCCGTTCTTCGAGCTCGCCGACAACCTCGCGAGCTGCTGGATCGCGCGCCACGAGATGCGCCAGCCGTTCATGATCCTGAATGGCGACACCATGATCGAGCCCGAGATCGCAAAGCGGGTTCTGGCGGATCCCGCCACGTCGCCCATCACGGTCACGATCGACATCAAGGGCGACTACGACAGCGACGACATGAAGGTCCGCGCCGAGGGCGATCGCCTGCTCGCCATCGGCAAGACGCTGCCGGCCGAGATCGTGACGGGCGAGTCGATCGGGTTCCTGCGCTTCACCGATGAGGGGGCGAAGACGTTCGTCGCTGAGATCGAGCGGCTGCTGCGCAACGAGGAAGGCCTCAAGCGCTGGTACCTGTCGGCGATCGACGGCATCGCGCGCTACCACCAGGGCGAGGTCGGCGTGCGCTCGATCGAGGGGCTCGACTGGAGCGAGCTCGACTTCCCGGCGGATCTCGACCGTGGGATCGCGATGACGGAAGACTGGGTGAAGCGGGGAATTTGA
- a CDS encoding SDR family oxidoreductase, giving the protein MKIDLTGKTAVVTGSTEGIGRAIALGLARTGATVVVNGRSRGKVDAAVAAIKAEAPGADVKGLAADLGSAEGVAAFVSALPATDILVNNVGIFNPQDFFEVPDEEWSRFLEVNVMSGVRLSRAYALGMAERGWGRIVFISSESGVNIPVEMVHYGVTKTAQIAVARGLAKRLAGTGVTVNSVLPGPTLSEGVAEMLKDEVAKSGKPLEEVAADFVKAHRSSSIIQRAATVEEVANIVVYACSKEASATTGAALRVDGGVVDTI; this is encoded by the coding sequence ATGAAGATCGATCTCACCGGCAAGACCGCCGTCGTCACCGGCTCCACCGAGGGCATCGGCCGCGCGATCGCTCTCGGCCTCGCGCGGACCGGCGCGACCGTCGTGGTCAACGGGCGCAGCCGTGGCAAGGTCGACGCCGCGGTCGCGGCCATCAAGGCCGAGGCGCCCGGCGCCGATGTGAAGGGCCTCGCGGCCGATCTCGGCTCGGCCGAGGGCGTCGCGGCCTTCGTTTCGGCGCTGCCGGCGACCGACATCCTCGTCAACAATGTCGGCATCTTCAATCCGCAGGACTTCTTCGAGGTGCCGGACGAGGAGTGGTCGCGCTTCCTCGAGGTCAACGTCATGTCGGGCGTGCGGCTGTCGCGCGCCTATGCGCTCGGCATGGCGGAGCGCGGCTGGGGCCGCATCGTGTTCATCTCCTCCGAGAGCGGCGTGAACATTCCGGTCGAGATGGTCCATTACGGCGTGACCAAGACGGCCCAGATCGCGGTCGCGCGCGGCCTCGCCAAGCGCCTTGCGGGGACCGGCGTGACGGTCAATTCCGTGCTGCCCGGCCCGACGCTGTCGGAGGGCGTCGCCGAGATGCTGAAGGACGAGGTCGCGAAGTCGGGCAAGCCGCTCGAGGAGGTCGCGGCCGACTTCGTGAAGGCGCACCGCTCGTCCTCGATCATCCAGCGCGCCGCGACCGTCGAGGAGGTCGCCAACATCGTGGTCTACGCCTGCTCGAAGGAGGCCTCCGCAACCACGGGCGCGGCGCTCCGCGTCGACGGCGGCGTGGTGGACACGATCTGA
- a CDS encoding disulfide bond formation protein B — protein MTVTASSAADLQQSGRVSAAALVVAVVAALTVGGALILEHVFGYVPCMLCLWGRWPYYVAAPLAALAALLAGRGNLGAARLLLVLAAIALLAGAAIGVYHAGVEWRFWPGPTSCAGANAAPSSAGGLLEQMRTTRIVPCDQAAFRVFGVSLAGYSALISLGLAAVAFIGVRRGRS, from the coding sequence ATGACCGTGACCGCATCCTCCGCCGCCGATCTCCAGCAATCGGGCCGCGTCTCCGCCGCCGCGCTCGTCGTCGCGGTCGTCGCGGCGCTTACCGTCGGGGGCGCGCTGATCCTCGAGCACGTCTTCGGCTATGTGCCCTGCATGCTGTGCCTGTGGGGACGCTGGCCCTACTACGTCGCCGCGCCGCTCGCGGCGCTCGCGGCGCTGCTGGCGGGCCGGGGGAACCTCGGCGCCGCAAGGCTCCTGCTTGTGCTGGCCGCGATCGCGCTGCTCGCAGGCGCAGCGATCGGCGTCTATCACGCGGGCGTCGAGTGGCGATTCTGGCCGGGCCCGACGAGCTGCGCCGGCGCGAACGCCGCGCCGAGCTCCGCCGGCGGCCTGCTCGAGCAGATGCGCACGACCCGCATCGTTCCTTGCGACCAGGCAGCGTTCCGCGTGTTCGGGGTCTCGCTCGCGGGCTACAGCGCGCTGATCTCGCTCGGGCTCGCGGCGGTCGCGTTCATCGGCGTCCGCCGCGGCCGGAGTTAG
- a CDS encoding glutathione S-transferase family protein, with amino-acid sequence MAILYHHPLCPHSRFIRLVMGEYGLDAELVEERVWERSPAFLNLNPAGTTPVLVEKSMPSVPGADVIAEYLDETRGLALGPRRLLPESPRERVETRRLTDWFNRKFFDEVSNHLVTEKIYKRFMPTNAGGGAPEMAAIRAGRTNIRYHLKYVGYLIRQRNWLAGDRLSYADLAAAAHFSVVDYLGDVPWEEDETARGWYARVKSRPSFRPLLGETVAGTAPAPHYADLDF; translated from the coding sequence ATGGCGATCCTCTATCACCATCCGCTTTGCCCTCACTCGCGCTTCATCCGGCTCGTCATGGGCGAGTACGGCCTCGACGCGGAGCTCGTCGAGGAGCGCGTCTGGGAGCGCAGCCCGGCGTTCCTTAACCTGAACCCGGCCGGTACGACGCCGGTGCTCGTCGAAAAGTCGATGCCCTCGGTGCCGGGCGCCGACGTCATCGCCGAATATCTCGACGAGACCCGTGGCCTCGCGCTCGGCCCCCGCCGGCTGCTGCCGGAGAGCCCGCGCGAGCGGGTGGAGACGCGGCGTCTCACCGACTGGTTCAACCGCAAATTCTTCGACGAGGTCTCGAACCATCTCGTGACGGAGAAGATCTACAAGCGCTTCATGCCGACCAACGCCGGCGGCGGCGCGCCCGAGATGGCGGCGATCCGCGCCGGGCGAACCAACATCCGCTATCACCTGAAGTATGTCGGATACCTGATCCGCCAGCGGAACTGGCTCGCCGGCGACCGGCTGAGCTACGCCGACCTTGCGGCCGCCGCGCATTTCTCCGTCGTCGACTATCTTGGCGACGTGCCGTGGGAAGAGGACGAGACCGCCCGCGGCTGGTATGCGCGGGTCAAGTCGCGCCCCTCGTTTCGTCCGCTGCTCGGCGAGACGGTCGCCGGCACGGCCCCCGCGCCGCATTACGCGGACCTCGACTTCTAG
- a CDS encoding DUF779 domain-containing protein — protein sequence MTQNVPLRVQATDKALDLIKTLQDENGDILFHQSGGCCDGSSPMCYGVRDYMIGDDDVKLGHVGGAPFYMSPSQFEYWRHTALTLDVVPGRGGMFSLENGREVRFHIRSRIFSDDEVKALEEAEAA from the coding sequence ATGACCCAGAACGTCCCGCTTCGCGTGCAGGCGACCGACAAGGCGCTCGACCTGATCAAGACCCTTCAGGACGAGAACGGCGATATCCTGTTCCACCAGTCCGGCGGCTGCTGCGACGGCTCCTCGCCGATGTGCTACGGCGTCCGCGACTACATGATCGGCGACGACGACGTGAAGCTCGGCCATGTCGGCGGCGCGCCGTTCTACATGAGCCCCTCGCAGTTCGAATACTGGCGCCACACGGCCCTCACCCTCGACGTGGTGCCGGGGCGCGGCGGCATGTTCAGCCTGGAGAACGGCCGCGAAGTGCGCTTCCACATCCGCTCTCGCATCTTCTCTGACGACGAGGTGAAGGCGTTGGAGGAGGCCGAGGCCGCCTGA
- a CDS encoding YqaA family protein, translating into MLRRLYDWTLSLAAGPRANVALFGVSFAEASFFPLPPDILLVPMILARPEKAYRLAIMCGLASTLGGMLGYAIGALLYDTLGLWIIQLYGYGEKIDAFREAYAQWGLWIILLKGLTPIPYKLVSITSGFAGYDVFLFFALSLVSRILRFLAVAWLLKRYGEPVREFIEKRLELSAILLLVVVVGGFVLVKYVV; encoded by the coding sequence ATGCTGAGACGCCTCTATGACTGGACGCTCTCGCTCGCCGCGGGGCCGCGCGCGAACGTCGCGCTGTTCGGGGTCTCGTTCGCGGAAGCCTCGTTCTTCCCGCTGCCGCCCGACATCCTCTTGGTGCCGATGATCCTGGCGCGTCCCGAAAAGGCCTACCGGCTCGCCATCATGTGCGGGCTCGCCTCGACGCTCGGCGGCATGCTCGGCTACGCGATCGGCGCGCTGCTCTACGACACGCTGGGCCTGTGGATCATCCAGCTCTACGGCTATGGCGAGAAGATCGACGCCTTCCGCGAGGCGTACGCCCAGTGGGGCCTGTGGATCATCCTGCTGAAGGGCCTGACCCCGATCCCCTACAAGCTGGTCTCGATCACCTCGGGCTTCGCCGGCTACGACGTCTTCCTGTTCTTCGCGCTGTCGCTCGTCTCGCGCATCCTGCGCTTCCTCGCCGTCGCCTGGCTGCTGAAGCGCTATGGCGAGCCGGTGCGGGAGTTCATCGAGAAGCGGCTCGAGCTGTCCGCCATCCTGCTGCTCGTCGTGGTGGTGGGCGGTTTCGTGCTCGTCAAATACGTGGTCTGA